A portion of the Granulosicoccus antarcticus IMCC3135 genome contains these proteins:
- a CDS encoding sialate O-acetylesterase: protein MPSFSLARFSLLLSLISSLWLMPALSLQAAGLAPAAPGNLIGDIDAGVASLSWDVPSDDDVIEGYNIYINDRYTNTVFSNSYSTAVQPDTLYSFKVVAFDTAPRRFSPASASLTLPASLVPDDLTIPPSVPTDLTGDVTGTTVSIAWQPSTDDEAVLGYNVYRDNKYLTTVRTPAYSGDNAAGESHSWYVVAFDIRTNFSARSGRITLPDPGPVDTTIAPSVPTDLTGSMASGNPSDTVTVNWQAATDDQAVAGYNIYRNRQYIATRFGTEYIGTVDTGSSNNFTVVAFDFDGNFSASSKAITLPLGTAETNPGKPPSVPTDLAGETSNSNGQTQVQLSWTASTSTVKVAGYNIYRNNDYRTTVFTNAYTDTVPAGSAFSYKVVAFDSFGNFSAKSAPLSLLGDANQPPFFSDLDDQNLTVGEDWELVLRPVDVDGGAAGILISSPPAGVQFIDNRNGSRSLTWTPGPDDVGSHDITITAFDLQETDLRTSQTITLTVTDDAQPVDAPFSVSIAQAAYNLQEGNASGVNIPVSLTRDAGFEGPVTLTLSASNSDDEQGLTSTFTLDTLQAGDTQSTLNLALAVDVLPILSQQRRYSIVASDGTFTATSSVTVAVTPVALDDVYLIMGQSNAVGFSEDDAKQAGAGGLDQINLRIRQANVQSNDSKLYVSPASYTDSSFNFRTPAFVSAEDPLHEPVDPSTLAKEGTRIGMGLSFAKSALPNTSRNIILVPAAWAGSAFCNTELPAAHWNALQGTQPELGNTLLFDRALARVNETLRASGGILRGILWHQGESDSTAECAPLYEDNLVTLVSQLRSRIAVDARGEDARGPDANIPFVLGTMSKGNDARGDLSDFTPEKQIVDSVHRNIASLVPHADVVLTDDLTPSNSYPCGEASCIHFGADALREMGVRSFDALVRAGSQ, encoded by the coding sequence ATGCCCTCTTTCTCTCTCGCCAGATTTTCTCTGCTGCTGAGTCTGATCTCATCGCTGTGGCTGATGCCGGCACTCTCGCTACAGGCAGCCGGACTCGCACCCGCGGCACCTGGCAACCTGATTGGCGATATCGATGCTGGCGTGGCCTCCCTTTCCTGGGATGTGCCCAGCGATGATGATGTCATCGAAGGCTATAACATCTATATCAACGATCGTTATACCAATACGGTCTTCAGCAACAGCTATTCGACAGCGGTGCAGCCAGACACCCTCTACTCATTCAAGGTTGTGGCTTTTGATACAGCGCCACGCCGCTTTTCTCCGGCCTCCGCCTCCCTGACGCTCCCCGCCTCCCTGGTCCCTGATGACCTGACCATTCCGCCCTCGGTCCCCACGGATCTGACCGGCGATGTGACGGGTACAACCGTATCGATCGCCTGGCAGCCCTCAACCGACGATGAGGCGGTTCTGGGCTACAACGTCTATCGGGATAACAAATACCTGACAACCGTGCGCACACCCGCCTATAGCGGCGACAATGCGGCGGGCGAGTCGCATTCCTGGTATGTCGTGGCGTTTGATATTCGTACCAATTTCTCGGCACGCTCTGGCCGTATAACGCTGCCAGATCCTGGTCCTGTGGATACTACGATTGCTCCCAGCGTCCCGACCGATCTGACCGGCAGCATGGCAAGTGGCAATCCCAGTGACACGGTCACAGTGAACTGGCAGGCAGCCACCGATGATCAGGCTGTGGCGGGTTACAACATCTATCGCAACCGGCAATACATCGCTACCCGCTTTGGCACCGAGTATATCGGCACCGTAGACACGGGCAGCAGCAATAACTTTACCGTGGTGGCCTTCGATTTCGACGGCAATTTTTCCGCCTCCTCCAAGGCCATCACGCTACCTTTGGGAACCGCAGAGACCAACCCCGGCAAGCCGCCGTCTGTTCCCACAGATTTAGCCGGAGAAACAAGCAACAGCAACGGTCAGACACAGGTGCAGCTAAGCTGGACGGCTTCCACCAGCACGGTCAAGGTGGCTGGCTACAACATCTACCGCAATAATGATTACCGCACCACCGTTTTCACCAATGCTTATACCGATACGGTGCCAGCAGGCTCAGCCTTCTCCTACAAGGTCGTCGCCTTCGACTCGTTTGGTAATTTTTCAGCCAAGTCCGCTCCTTTGAGTCTGCTCGGTGATGCCAACCAACCACCGTTCTTCAGCGACCTGGATGACCAGAATCTGACCGTCGGCGAAGACTGGGAACTGGTGCTGCGTCCGGTGGATGTGGATGGTGGTGCGGCGGGCATTCTGATCAGCAGTCCACCTGCTGGCGTGCAGTTTATCGACAACCGTAACGGCAGCCGCTCCCTGACATGGACACCCGGCCCTGATGATGTAGGCAGCCATGACATCACCATCACAGCCTTCGACCTTCAGGAGACGGACCTGCGCACCAGCCAGACCATCACCCTGACCGTCACCGACGATGCACAACCTGTCGATGCGCCTTTCTCCGTCTCCATTGCACAAGCGGCCTACAATCTGCAGGAAGGCAATGCCAGTGGCGTCAATATTCCGGTCTCACTGACACGTGATGCAGGCTTCGAGGGCCCCGTCACTTTGACACTAAGCGCCAGCAACTCTGATGATGAACAGGGATTGACCAGCACATTCACACTGGACACTCTGCAAGCAGGGGACACTCAAAGCACGCTGAATCTGGCACTTGCCGTGGATGTCCTGCCCATCCTCTCGCAGCAGCGTCGTTACAGCATCGTGGCCAGTGATGGCACCTTTACAGCCACCTCCAGCGTCACCGTTGCCGTCACACCCGTGGCACTGGATGATGTCTACCTGATCATGGGACAAAGCAATGCGGTTGGCTTCAGTGAAGACGATGCCAAGCAAGCCGGCGCCGGTGGTCTTGACCAGATCAATCTGCGCATACGCCAGGCCAATGTCCAGAGCAATGACAGCAAGTTATATGTGTCGCCAGCCAGCTACACCGATTCCAGCTTCAACTTCCGCACACCGGCCTTTGTCAGCGCAGAAGACCCTCTGCACGAGCCGGTAGACCCCAGCACGCTGGCCAAGGAAGGCACACGGATCGGCATGGGCTTAAGCTTTGCCAAGTCTGCGCTGCCGAATACGAGCCGTAACATCATTCTCGTACCAGCCGCCTGGGCAGGCTCAGCCTTCTGCAACACAGAGCTACCCGCCGCACACTGGAATGCCTTGCAAGGCACGCAACCAGAACTGGGTAATACCCTGCTGTTTGACCGCGCCCTGGCTCGTGTCAACGAGACATTGCGTGCCAGTGGTGGCATTCTGCGCGGCATTCTCTGGCACCAGGGGGAGTCTGATTCGACGGCGGAATGTGCACCACTCTATGAAGACAATCTGGTCACGCTGGTCTCACAGTTACGCTCACGTATAGCAGTCGATGCACGGGGTGAGGATGCTCGTGGTCCGGATGCCAATATACCGTTCGTGCTGGGCACCATGTCCAAAGGGAACGATGCGCGCGGGGACTTGTCTGACTTCACCCCGGAGAAACAGATCGTCGATTCCGTGCACAGAAATATAGCAAGCCTGGTACCCCATGCCGATGTCGTTCTGACCGACGACCTGACACCGTCGAACAGCTACCCTTGCGGTGAAGCCTCCTGCATCCACTTTGGTGCCGATGCCCTGCGTGAAATGGGTGTTCGCAGCTTTGACGCACTGGTTCGTGCAGGTAGCCAATAA
- a CDS encoding CBS domain-containing protein → MQTVGQLLTKSSGGLATVDPSASVLDALRLMAERNIGAVLVVEGRDLMGIFTERHYARKVILEGRSSVDTAVRDVMSTELYTVEPSQSVDECMALMTDRFVRHLPVVGDGQLIGIVSIGDLVKSTIAEQEQTIDELTRYIGA, encoded by the coding sequence ATGCAAACAGTAGGACAGTTGTTGACGAAATCTTCCGGTGGTCTTGCCACTGTTGATCCGAGTGCGAGCGTACTCGATGCACTCCGACTTATGGCGGAGCGAAACATTGGTGCGGTGCTGGTGGTGGAGGGCCGTGATCTGATGGGAATATTTACCGAGCGTCATTACGCCCGTAAAGTCATCCTCGAAGGGCGCAGCTCTGTTGACACGGCAGTACGCGATGTCATGTCAACCGAGCTTTATACGGTAGAGCCGAGCCAGTCGGTGGATGAGTGCATGGCGCTGATGACCGATCGATTTGTTCGACACTTGCCCGTTGTCGGCGATGGACAGCTGATTGGTATTGTGTCCATTGGTGATCTGGTAAAGAGCACCATCGCCGAGCAAGAGCAAACCATTGATGAGCTGACTCGTTATATCGGTGCCTGA
- the gloB gene encoding hydroxyacylglutathione hydrolase: MSKLECFQFPYGGDNYGVLVHDADTGQTACIDAGHAQAALDALDKQGWSLTHLLITHHHGDHTAGLAAIKSATGCQVTGPEPVSTAIAGLDQFVSQGSEFEFAGRAVKAIHTPGHTKDMINYYFADDELVFTGDTLFSMGCGRLFEGDAAMMLESVAKLKVLPPETLVYCAHEYTATNARFALDVDPSNAALQARAAEVTKLRDQGLATVPTKLQLELETNPFLRIDNSELRQALGMPDADEVAVFAELRERRNQY; the protein is encoded by the coding sequence ATGAGCAAGCTTGAGTGTTTTCAATTTCCTTATGGCGGGGATAACTACGGTGTGCTGGTACACGATGCCGATACGGGGCAGACGGCCTGTATCGATGCTGGCCATGCCCAGGCGGCACTGGATGCTCTGGACAAGCAGGGCTGGAGCCTGACGCATCTGCTGATCACCCATCATCATGGTGATCATACCGCGGGACTGGCTGCTATCAAATCAGCCACCGGCTGCCAGGTAACAGGGCCTGAGCCTGTATCGACGGCCATCGCAGGTCTTGACCAGTTCGTCAGTCAGGGATCCGAGTTTGAATTCGCCGGCAGAGCCGTCAAGGCTATTCATACGCCGGGTCATACGAAGGACATGATCAACTACTACTTTGCCGATGATGAACTGGTCTTCACAGGCGATACCTTGTTCTCGATGGGTTGTGGCCGATTGTTCGAAGGTGATGCAGCCATGATGCTGGAGAGTGTGGCCAAGCTGAAGGTCTTGCCACCAGAGACATTGGTTTATTGCGCTCATGAGTACACCGCGACCAATGCCCGCTTTGCACTGGATGTTGATCCGAGTAATGCCGCACTCCAGGCCCGTGCAGCAGAGGTCACAAAGTTACGCGATCAGGGGCTGGCGACGGTGCCGACTAAGTTGCAGCTGGAGCTGGAAACCAATCCTTTCTTGCGTATCGACAATAGCGAGTTGCGTCAGGCGCTGGGTATGCCGGATGCCGATGAAGTGGCTGTCTTTGCCGAACTGCGTGAGCGTCGTAACCAGTATTAA
- a CDS encoding inositol monophosphatase family protein, translated as MSAVAARLEFAKGIVAEAAQSALTLFHDRDNLDIEVKGLQDWVSNADKSVEDQIRAAIGDSFPDDSIVGEEHDNVTGSSGFTWVIDPIDGTTNFVNGTPGWCVVLACVQNDQTVCAVICDPVSNENYTGQRGQGAFLNGRRLQAHAANSLSDGTLGVGHNSRIPPEPTLTLLTQLLNRQGLFRRGGSGALDLAYVAAGRLIGYVEPHMNAWDCLASLLFIEEAGGKVEAFNMQHMLEKGGRVITAGPGIYNEVASMVETAYGPKSTEQ; from the coding sequence ATGAGTGCGGTTGCCGCGCGGCTGGAATTTGCCAAAGGCATCGTTGCAGAAGCCGCGCAGAGTGCGCTGACACTATTCCATGATCGCGATAACCTGGATATCGAAGTCAAAGGTCTGCAGGATTGGGTTTCCAATGCTGACAAATCAGTGGAAGACCAGATTCGTGCTGCCATCGGTGATTCTTTTCCGGACGATTCCATCGTCGGTGAAGAACATGACAACGTCACCGGCAGCTCGGGCTTTACCTGGGTTATTGATCCGATTGATGGCACCACCAATTTTGTCAATGGCACACCGGGCTGGTGCGTCGTACTAGCCTGTGTACAGAATGATCAGACGGTCTGCGCGGTTATCTGCGATCCGGTTAGTAATGAGAACTACACCGGCCAGCGCGGCCAGGGAGCATTTCTCAATGGACGTCGACTGCAGGCCCACGCGGCAAATAGTCTTAGTGATGGCACTCTGGGGGTGGGGCACAACTCTCGCATTCCCCCGGAGCCGACCCTGACACTGCTGACTCAGTTGCTGAATCGCCAGGGGTTGTTCAGACGTGGCGGTTCAGGTGCACTGGACTTGGCTTATGTCGCTGCAGGCAGATTGATCGGTTATGTCGAGCCGCACATGAACGCCTGGGATTGTCTGGCCTCGCTGTTATTCATCGAAGAGGCAGGCGGTAAAGTGGAGGCGTTCAATATGCAGCATATGCTGGAAAAAGGCGGTCGCGTGATCACCGCTGGTCCGGGTATCTATAACGAGGTGGCCAGTATGGTAGAGACAGCCTACGGCCCCAAATCAACGGAACAATGA
- a CDS encoding YtoQ family protein, which yields MQKIWSIYLSGEIHTDWRERIMQAAQSAGLPMTFHSPVTNHEASDAAGDVLGQAEAGFWRDHQSSKVNCIRTRTQIQGCDVAVIRFGSQYKQWNAAFDAGFCAALGKPYITLHDADIIHPLKEVDASAMGWAQTPEQVVEVLRYVTGTPDAAGCVAAGTST from the coding sequence ATGCAGAAGATCTGGTCGATCTATTTATCCGGTGAAATTCATACTGATTGGCGAGAACGAATCATGCAAGCTGCCCAGAGCGCAGGTTTGCCGATGACGTTTCATTCTCCCGTCACCAATCACGAAGCAAGCGATGCGGCTGGTGACGTTCTGGGACAGGCCGAGGCCGGTTTCTGGCGCGATCACCAGTCCTCGAAAGTCAATTGTATCCGAACTCGTACGCAGATTCAGGGCTGCGACGTGGCGGTTATCCGCTTTGGTAGCCAATACAAGCAATGGAATGCAGCTTTTGATGCAGGATTCTGTGCTGCGCTGGGAAAGCCGTATATCACGTTACACGATGCCGATATCATTCATCCGCTCAAGGAAGTTGATGCATCGGCCATGGGTTGGGCGCAAACGCCTGAGCAAGTTGTTGAAGTGTTGCGCTATGTCACGGGTACTCCTGATGCGGCAGGCTGTGTTGCTGCAGGAACGAGTACATGA